In Kineococcus endophyticus, a single window of DNA contains:
- a CDS encoding S1C family serine protease — protein MNGPQRPTTDGTGHPTSGALSTQARGGDGQGFGGYGRPDDTGATQPQQPWDWNKGPYGQQTDRSYGGYGQQDPWATPGGPTPPGGGGDDHGGGGGGGRRGPRRSPGWLGVAGVAIASALVASVVTVGAVGAFGQDSSGGSGGGTTSSSSSSGAPIQGVSETTVNWQAVASAVGPSVVSVTVTGQTGEAEGSGIVYDAQGFVVTNNHVVSGLGQGAKITVTLNDGREYQATIKGTDPATDLAVIQLTNPPSDLKAATFADSDDVVAGQAVMALGNPLGLSGSATTGIVSAINRPVITQTEEQSQSQDPFGQFGGGQQQQQTTAETAATNAIQTDAAINPGNSGGALLDSSGKVIGINSSIASLSSSSSSSQSGSIGLGFAIPSNEVKMIADQLIKTGSAQHAWLGVSMSEQAATATVGDVSRQGAQVADVSSGSPAAQAGLKAGDIITAVDGVTVDGADSLTAAIRGKAVDSQVKLTVVRDGAEQTLTATLTARAEN, from the coding sequence ATGAACGGCCCCCAGCGCCCCACCACCGACGGCACCGGACACCCCACGTCCGGGGCCCTGTCCACCCAGGCCCGCGGCGGCGACGGCCAGGGGTTCGGCGGCTACGGCCGCCCCGACGACACCGGCGCCACCCAGCCGCAGCAGCCGTGGGACTGGAACAAGGGTCCCTACGGGCAGCAGACCGACCGCTCCTACGGCGGCTACGGCCAGCAGGACCCGTGGGCCACGCCCGGTGGCCCCACCCCTCCCGGCGGTGGCGGTGACGACCACGGCGGCGGCGGGGGCGGTGGCCGGCGCGGACCGCGCCGCTCCCCCGGCTGGCTCGGGGTCGCCGGTGTCGCGATCGCCAGCGCCCTCGTGGCCAGCGTCGTGACCGTGGGTGCCGTCGGCGCCTTCGGCCAGGACTCCTCGGGCGGGTCCGGCGGCGGGACGACCTCCTCCAGCAGCTCCTCGGGCGCCCCGATCCAGGGCGTCAGCGAGACGACGGTGAACTGGCAGGCCGTCGCCAGCGCGGTCGGGCCGAGCGTCGTCTCGGTCACCGTCACCGGGCAGACCGGCGAGGCGGAGGGGTCCGGCATCGTCTACGACGCCCAGGGCTTCGTCGTCACCAACAACCACGTCGTCTCCGGCCTCGGCCAGGGCGCGAAGATCACGGTGACGTTGAACGACGGCCGGGAGTACCAGGCGACCATCAAGGGCACCGACCCCGCAACCGACCTCGCCGTCATCCAGCTCACGAACCCGCCGAGCGACCTCAAGGCCGCGACGTTCGCGGACTCCGACGACGTGGTCGCCGGCCAGGCCGTCATGGCCCTGGGGAACCCGCTCGGCCTGTCCGGCAGCGCCACGACGGGCATCGTGTCGGCCATCAACCGGCCGGTCATCACCCAGACCGAGGAGCAGTCGCAGTCGCAGGACCCGTTCGGCCAGTTCGGCGGCGGTCAGCAGCAGCAGCAGACGACCGCGGAGACCGCCGCGACCAACGCCATCCAGACCGACGCGGCCATCAACCCCGGCAACTCCGGAGGCGCGCTGCTGGACTCCTCGGGCAAGGTCATCGGGATCAACTCCTCGATCGCCTCGCTGAGCTCGTCCTCGTCCTCCTCCCAGTCGGGCAGCATCGGCCTCGGGTTCGCGATCCCGTCCAACGAGGTGAAGATGATCGCCGACCAGCTCATCAAGACCGGTTCGGCCCAGCACGCCTGGCTCGGCGTGAGCATGTCCGAGCAGGCCGCGACGGCCACCGTCGGGGACGTGTCCCGCCAGGGCGCCCAGGTCGCCGACGTCTCGAGCGGGTCGCCCGCCGCGCAGGCCGGACTGAAGGCCGGCGACATCATCACCGCCGTCGACGGTGTGACCGTCGACGGCGCCGACTCGCTCACCGCAGCGATCCGCGGCAAGGCCGTGGACAGCCAGGTGAAGCTCACCGTCGTCCGGGACGGCGCCGAGCAGACGCTCACGGCGACGCTCACGGCGCGCGCGGAGAACTGA
- a CDS encoding molybdenum cofactor biosynthesis protein MoaE, with protein MHVPTRLTAPARRVVRTAVGPEPLDVAEHAALVGDAAAGAVVTFAGVVRDHDHGRSVRELEYVGHPSAPDVLRDVVAEVVAGCEVDAVAVGHRVGHLAVGDVAFAVAVSAAHRGEAFAACARLVDEVKDRLPVWKHQHFADGTSEWVACP; from the coding sequence GTGCACGTACCCACCCGCCTCACCGCGCCCGCCCGCCGCGTCGTGCGGACCGCCGTGGGACCCGAGCCGCTCGACGTGGCCGAGCACGCCGCGCTCGTGGGGGACGCCGCGGCCGGGGCCGTCGTCACCTTCGCGGGCGTCGTGCGCGACCACGACCACGGCCGGTCGGTGCGCGAGCTGGAGTACGTGGGCCACCCCAGTGCCCCCGACGTCCTGCGCGACGTCGTCGCCGAGGTCGTCGCCGGCTGCGAGGTGGACGCCGTCGCCGTCGGGCACCGCGTCGGGCACCTGGCGGTCGGGGACGTCGCCTTCGCCGTCGCGGTCTCGGCCGCCCACCGCGGGGAGGCGTTCGCCGCGTGCGCGCGGCTCGTCGACGAGGTGAAGGACCGGCTGCCGGTCTGGAAGCACCAGCACTTCGCCGACGGCACCTCCGAGTGGGTCGCCTGCCCCTGA
- the moaA gene encoding GTP 3',8-cyclase MoaA, with translation MTTVDLGVPRLRRPTAADGAVDGAGGLPTDRPATPDLLDRHGRTARDLRVSLTDRCNLRCHYCMPPEGLPWLEGPAVLTDDEVVRLVRLAVRDLGVHEVRFTGGEPLLRKGLEDIVAATTRMRTADGGPVRTSLTTNGIGLARRAAALAAAGLTRVNVSLDTLHADRFAAITRRDRHRDVLAGLEAAASAGLAPVKVNAVLLRGTNDDEAADLLRWALAAGYRLRFIEQMPLDPHGSWQRSQMVTADEILAALQREFRLVPRPGTARGAAPAETWDVVDADGTRLGDVGVIASVTRPFCGDCDRTRLTADGQVRTCLFSTTETDLRDALRSGADDAAIGNLWRTAMWGKLPGHDIDDPGFLHPTRPMSAIGG, from the coding sequence GTGACGACGGTCGACCTCGGTGTCCCCCGGCTTCGGCGGCCCACCGCCGCGGACGGTGCCGTCGACGGTGCGGGGGGCCTGCCGACCGACCGGCCGGCAACCCCGGACCTCCTCGACCGCCACGGCCGCACCGCGCGCGACCTGCGGGTCTCCCTGACCGACCGCTGCAACCTGCGCTGCCACTACTGCATGCCCCCCGAGGGCCTGCCCTGGCTCGAGGGCCCGGCCGTCCTCACCGACGATGAGGTCGTCCGGCTGGTCCGGCTGGCCGTGCGCGACCTCGGCGTCCACGAGGTCCGGTTCACCGGTGGTGAACCGTTGCTGCGCAAGGGACTCGAGGACATCGTGGCGGCGACGACCCGGATGCGGACCGCCGACGGCGGTCCGGTCCGCACGTCGCTGACCACCAACGGCATCGGGCTCGCCCGCCGGGCCGCGGCGCTGGCCGCCGCCGGGCTGACGCGCGTCAACGTCTCGCTCGACACCCTGCACGCCGACCGCTTCGCCGCCATCACGCGCCGGGACCGGCACCGGGACGTGCTCGCAGGCCTCGAGGCGGCCGCCAGCGCGGGGCTGGCCCCCGTCAAGGTGAACGCCGTCCTGCTGCGCGGCACGAACGACGACGAGGCCGCGGACCTGCTCCGGTGGGCGCTCGCCGCCGGGTACCGGCTGCGCTTCATCGAGCAGATGCCGCTGGACCCGCACGGGTCGTGGCAGCGGTCGCAGATGGTCACCGCCGACGAGATCCTCGCTGCGCTGCAACGGGAGTTCCGCCTCGTGCCGCGTCCGGGCACAGCCCGCGGCGCCGCGCCGGCCGAGACGTGGGACGTCGTGGACGCCGACGGGACGCGCCTCGGCGACGTCGGGGTCATCGCCTCGGTCACGCGGCCCTTCTGCGGGGACTGCGACCGCACGCGTCTGACGGCCGACGGCCAGGTGCGCACGTGCCTGTTCTCCACGACGGAGACCGACCTGCGCGACGCCCTGCGCTCCGGCGCCGACGACGCGGCCATCGGGAACCTGTGGCGCACCGCGATGTGGGGCAAGCTGCCCGGCCACGACATCGACGACCCGGGCTTCCTGCACCCCACCCGGCCGATGAGCGCGATCGGCGGCTGA
- a CDS encoding FadR/GntR family transcriptional regulator: MTTRTQALVDALRARIVDGDLAPGRPVPSESELVAEFGVSRTVVREAMSRLQAAGLVETLRGRGSFVLARPSTESFGVDVGGLRSVAERVELLEFRTAVETEAAALAALRRDDDQLAAVRRSADAFARAVADRPADAVAADFAFHLAVATASGNRYLRELLGTLGEPMIAMPSARLRAGAPRAEEVVAEHAAVVLAVQRGDAETARAAMRVHLVSSTARLAGR, from the coding sequence GTGACCACGCGCACGCAGGCCCTCGTCGACGCGCTGCGCGCCCGGATCGTCGACGGCGACCTCGCCCCGGGGCGGCCGGTGCCCTCCGAGAGCGAGCTCGTCGCGGAGTTCGGGGTGTCGCGCACGGTGGTGCGCGAGGCGATGTCGCGGCTGCAGGCCGCGGGCCTGGTGGAGACCCTGCGCGGGCGCGGGTCGTTCGTGCTGGCCCGGCCGAGCACGGAGTCCTTCGGCGTCGACGTCGGCGGGCTGCGCTCGGTGGCCGAACGCGTCGAGCTCCTGGAGTTCCGCACGGCCGTGGAGACCGAGGCCGCGGCGCTGGCGGCGCTGCGGCGCGACGACGACCAGCTCGCCGCGGTGCGCCGGTCCGCGGACGCCTTCGCCCGGGCCGTCGCCGACCGGCCGGCGGACGCCGTCGCGGCGGACTTCGCCTTCCACCTCGCCGTGGCGACGGCGTCGGGGAACCGCTACCTGCGCGAGCTGCTCGGCACGCTGGGGGAGCCGATGATCGCCATGCCCTCGGCCCGGTTGCGCGCCGGCGCGCCCCGGGCGGAGGAGGTCGTCGCGGAGCACGCGGCCGTCGTGCTCGCGGTCCAGCGGGGCGACGCCGAGACCGCCCGGGCCGCCATGCGCGTGCACCTGGTCTCCTCGACCGCGCGGCTCGCCGGTCGCTGA
- a CDS encoding DUF4031 domain-containing protein, translating to MSVLVDAARIPAHGTWWSHLASDTSPEELHAFARRLGVPRRAFEGDHYDVPADRVPEAVALGAELVTTRELLARVRAAGLRTPKRRGEKVVHSGVVAGERVDVVRSRRVPAPHGTHRVARTVRGRLVLDDGDLPVLDLLTAPLAASVVGFRRRWSRSDAGVRLEHDGLVVLDVPDGPLPTAWWAPLLRPD from the coding sequence GTGAGCGTCCTGGTCGACGCAGCGCGCATCCCCGCGCACGGCACGTGGTGGTCGCACCTGGCCAGCGACACCTCGCCGGAGGAGCTGCACGCCTTCGCCCGCCGGCTCGGCGTCCCGCGCCGCGCCTTCGAGGGCGACCACTACGACGTCCCCGCCGACCGCGTCCCCGAGGCGGTCGCCCTCGGCGCCGAACTCGTCACCACCCGCGAACTGCTGGCGCGGGTGCGTGCCGCCGGTCTGCGCACCCCCAAGCGCCGGGGGGAGAAGGTCGTGCACTCCGGCGTCGTCGCGGGCGAGCGCGTCGACGTCGTCCGCTCCCGGCGCGTCCCCGCACCCCACGGCACTCACCGCGTCGCGCGGACCGTACGGGGTCGGCTGGTCCTGGACGACGGCGACCTGCCCGTGCTGGACCTCCTCACCGCGCCCTTGGCCGCGTCCGTGGTCGGCTTCCGCCGCCGGTGGTCCCGGTCGGACGCGGGCGTGCGGCTCGAGCACGACGGGCTCGTCGTCCTCGACGTGCCGGACGGTCCACTGCCGACCGCGTGGTGGGCCCCCCTGCTGCGGCCGGACTGA
- a CDS encoding L-talarate/galactarate dehydratase, which translates to MSGSIRPTPEVTVPDRIRHVELSTLRLPLAQPISDAKVLTGRQRPMTEVVVLVAAVRTEDGHEGTGFSYSKRAGGPAQYAHAKEVAADLLGEDPSDIAKVATKLLWAGASVGRSGVATQAIAALDIALHDLKARRAGLPLSKLLGSHRDSVRTYNTSGGFLHTPLPEVLERADASLAAGIGGIKIKVGQPDTREDLRRVAAVREHLGPDVPLMVDANQQWDRRTALRMGRALEEFDLVWIEEPLDAYDAVGHADLARALDTPVATGEMLASVAEHLQLVEHRSADVLQPDAPRIGGITPFLRLAALADQAGLDLAPHFAMEIHLHLAATYPREPWVEHFEWLDPLFEERLETVAGRMVVPDRPGLGFTFSEQARAWTTERVEFGTR; encoded by the coding sequence ATGAGTGGGTCCATCCGCCCCACCCCGGAGGTCACGGTGCCCGACCGCATCCGGCACGTCGAACTGTCCACGCTGAGACTGCCGCTCGCGCAGCCGATCAGCGACGCCAAGGTCCTCACCGGCCGGCAACGGCCCATGACCGAGGTCGTCGTCCTCGTCGCCGCGGTCCGCACGGAGGACGGCCACGAGGGGACGGGGTTCAGCTACTCCAAGCGCGCGGGCGGTCCGGCCCAGTACGCGCACGCCAAGGAGGTCGCGGCCGACCTGCTGGGGGAGGACCCCAGCGACATCGCCAAGGTCGCGACGAAGCTGCTCTGGGCCGGGGCGTCGGTCGGGCGCAGCGGCGTGGCCACGCAGGCCATCGCGGCGCTCGACATCGCCCTGCACGACCTCAAGGCCCGGCGCGCCGGGCTGCCCCTGTCCAAGCTGCTCGGCTCCCACCGCGACTCCGTGCGCACCTACAACACCTCCGGCGGGTTCCTGCACACCCCGCTGCCGGAGGTGCTCGAGCGCGCCGACGCCTCGCTGGCCGCCGGCATCGGCGGCATCAAGATCAAGGTGGGCCAGCCGGACACCCGGGAGGACCTGCGCCGGGTCGCCGCCGTCCGCGAGCACCTCGGACCCGACGTCCCGCTCATGGTCGACGCCAACCAGCAGTGGGACCGGCGGACCGCGCTGCGCATGGGCCGGGCCCTGGAGGAGTTCGACCTCGTCTGGATCGAGGAACCCCTCGACGCCTACGACGCCGTCGGGCACGCCGACCTCGCCCGCGCTCTGGACACCCCCGTCGCGACGGGGGAGATGCTCGCCAGCGTGGCCGAGCACCTGCAGCTCGTCGAGCACCGCTCGGCCGACGTCCTGCAGCCCGACGCGCCCCGCATCGGCGGCATCACCCCGTTCCTGCGGCTGGCTGCTCTGGCCGACCAGGCCGGGCTCGACCTCGCCCCCCACTTCGCCATGGAGATCCACCTGCACCTCGCGGCGACCTATCCGCGCGAACCGTGGGTGGAGCACTTCGAGTGGCTGGACCCGTTGTTCGAGGAGCGGCTGGAGACGGTCGCCGGGCGCATGGTCGTGCCGGACCGCCCCGGTCTCGGGTTCACCTTCTCCGAGCAGGCGCGGGCGTGGACCACCGAGCGCGTGGAGTTCGGGACGCGGTGA
- a CDS encoding MoaD/ThiS family protein — MNETETLDVRWFAGAAAAAGREEERVPLPDGGTLGDLVRVLGARGPALARVLAASSFLVDGVAARAEDALAPGTTLDVLPPFAGG, encoded by the coding sequence GTGAACGAGACGGAGACGCTGGACGTGCGCTGGTTCGCGGGAGCCGCGGCCGCCGCGGGCCGGGAGGAGGAGCGGGTCCCCCTCCCCGACGGCGGCACGCTCGGCGACCTCGTCCGGGTCCTGGGCGCTCGCGGTCCCGCCCTGGCCCGCGTGCTGGCCGCGAGCAGCTTCCTCGTCGACGGGGTGGCCGCCCGCGCCGAGGACGCCCTCGCGCCCGGCACCACCCTCGACGTCCTGCCCCCGTTCGCCGGCGGCTGA
- a CDS encoding FO synthase, whose amino-acid sequence MPDPLLQQALAAASSSPGALTDEQAVALLGADGDDLEALAALADDLRRRRVGDAVTFVVNRNLDGTRVGADPAHVRELVAEAVQLGATEVCVQGPVPAQAGPEGYLDLVRAVTAGAGTPGVHLHAFRVPEVLDAAARRGSTPRDFLVAAREAGLGSVPGTAAKVLDDAVRAELNGGVPDLPVATWVEVLRTAHEVGLTSTSTLVHGGPETPAQQVAHLRLLADVAASTGGVTEFIAMPSPLSPPSARATRALHAVARLLLDGSVDHVQAAWPKHPVDLVADLLRGGADDLGGLLLDGTLDPAAGQEAGTTLTREAAAALAERVGRPLRQRTTRYGDLAPA is encoded by the coding sequence GTGCCAGACCCGCTCCTCCAGCAGGCCCTCGCCGCGGCGTCCTCCTCGCCCGGTGCCCTCACCGACGAGCAGGCGGTGGCCCTCCTGGGGGCCGACGGCGACGACCTCGAGGCGCTCGCGGCGCTCGCCGACGACCTGCGCCGCCGCCGCGTCGGGGACGCCGTGACGTTCGTCGTCAACCGCAACCTCGACGGCACCCGCGTCGGCGCCGACCCCGCCCACGTCCGCGAGCTCGTCGCCGAGGCGGTGCAGCTGGGGGCGACCGAGGTCTGCGTCCAGGGGCCGGTGCCCGCGCAGGCCGGGCCCGAGGGCTACCTGGACCTCGTGCGGGCCGTGACCGCCGGCGCCGGAACGCCGGGCGTGCACCTGCACGCCTTCCGCGTCCCGGAGGTCCTCGACGCCGCCGCCCGGCGCGGGTCCACGCCCCGGGATTTCCTGGTCGCGGCGCGCGAGGCCGGGCTCGGGTCGGTGCCCGGCACGGCGGCCAAGGTCCTCGACGACGCCGTCCGCGCCGAGCTCAACGGCGGGGTGCCCGACCTGCCGGTGGCCACCTGGGTCGAGGTGCTGCGCACGGCGCACGAGGTCGGGCTGACGTCGACGTCCACGCTCGTCCACGGTGGTCCGGAGACGCCCGCGCAGCAGGTCGCGCACCTGCGGCTGCTGGCCGACGTCGCCGCGAGCACGGGCGGTGTCACCGAGTTCATCGCCATGCCCTCGCCGCTGTCGCCGCCGTCGGCGCGGGCGACCCGCGCGCTGCACGCCGTCGCCCGGTTGCTGCTCGACGGCAGCGTCGACCACGTGCAGGCCGCCTGGCCCAAGCACCCGGTCGACCTCGTCGCCGACCTGCTGCGCGGGGGCGCCGACGACCTCGGCGGACTGCTCCTCGACGGGACGCTCGACCCGGCCGCGGGTCAGGAGGCCGGGACGACGTTGACGCGCGAGGCCGCCGCGGCGCTCGCGGAGCGGGTGGGCCGTCCCCTGCGGCAGCGCACGACCCGCTACGGCGACCTCGCGCCGGCGTGA
- a CDS encoding flavin-containing monooxygenase, producing the protein MLDVAVVGAGFAGLGTAIQLARRGRESFVVLERADDVGGTWRDNTYPGVACDVPSHLYSFSFAPDPGWSRVFAPGAEVQRYLRACAREVTDHLRLGCEVLDAAWDARGEHWSLTTSTGPVRARVLVLAAGRLTEPRIPDVPGLGEFGGPVVHTSRWDHGLDLTGRRVGVVGTGASAVQVVPELAGRAAHVDVFQRSAAWIVPRGDRPFSPAERAGFARDPETARRLREDVFTDMERGLAARRLDPGALEALRRSATEHLQAQVTDPGLRAALTPDYEIGCKRVLLSDEFYPALGRPDVRLVPSAVRSVAPGSVTTADGRRHALDVLVLATGFHSTVQPYAARVTGRDGRTLAQAWEGGMVSHASTVVHGFPNLFVLDGPNASLGHNSAVHVIESQVGYLLGALDHLAATARPLEVSLPAQRRYTEEVDAMAADSVWLRGGCSSWYVDARSGRLTLLWPDTASEFRRRNGTFHPAPFS; encoded by the coding sequence GTGCTGGACGTGGCGGTCGTCGGTGCGGGGTTCGCCGGCCTGGGCACAGCGATCCAGCTGGCGCGCCGGGGCCGGGAGAGCTTCGTCGTCCTCGAACGCGCCGACGACGTGGGGGGCACCTGGCGCGACAACACCTACCCGGGTGTCGCGTGCGACGTCCCGTCGCACCTGTACTCGTTCTCCTTCGCCCCCGACCCCGGGTGGTCGCGCGTGTTCGCGCCCGGCGCCGAGGTGCAGCGGTACCTGCGCGCGTGCGCCCGCGAGGTGACCGACCACCTGCGGCTGGGGTGCGAGGTCCTCGACGCCGCCTGGGACGCGCGCGGCGAGCACTGGTCGCTGACGACGTCGACCGGGCCGGTGCGGGCGCGCGTCCTCGTCCTGGCCGCCGGCCGGCTCACCGAGCCTCGGATCCCCGACGTCCCCGGGCTGGGGGAGTTCGGTGGGCCCGTCGTCCACACCTCCCGGTGGGACCACGGGCTCGACCTCACCGGCCGCCGCGTCGGGGTGGTCGGGACGGGCGCCTCGGCCGTCCAGGTCGTGCCGGAACTCGCGGGCCGGGCCGCCCACGTCGACGTGTTCCAGCGCAGCGCCGCGTGGATCGTCCCGCGCGGGGACCGCCCGTTCAGTCCCGCCGAACGGGCGGGTTTCGCCCGCGACCCGGAGACGGCCCGGCGGCTGCGGGAGGACGTCTTCACCGACATGGAACGGGGGCTGGCCGCCCGCCGCCTCGACCCCGGTGCGCTGGAGGCCTTGCGCCGCAGCGCGACGGAGCACCTGCAGGCGCAGGTGACCGATCCCGGGTTGCGGGCCGCGCTGACCCCGGACTACGAGATCGGCTGCAAGCGCGTCCTGCTCTCGGACGAGTTCTACCCCGCGCTGGGGCGCCCCGACGTGCGGCTCGTGCCGTCGGCCGTGCGCTCGGTCGCGCCCGGGTCGGTCACGACGGCGGACGGGCGGCGGCACGCGCTCGACGTGCTCGTGCTCGCGACGGGTTTCCACTCCACCGTGCAGCCCTACGCGGCCCGGGTCACGGGCCGGGACGGGCGCACGCTCGCCCAGGCGTGGGAGGGCGGGATGGTCTCGCACGCCTCGACGGTCGTGCACGGGTTCCCGAACCTGTTCGTCCTCGACGGCCCGAACGCGAGCCTGGGGCACAACTCCGCCGTCCACGTCATCGAGAGCCAGGTCGGGTACCTGCTCGGGGCGCTGGACCACCTCGCGGCGACGGCGCGTCCCCTGGAGGTGAGCCTGCCGGCGCAGCGCCGCTACACCGAGGAGGTCGACGCGATGGCGGCGGACTCGGTGTGGCTGCGGGGTGGCTGCTCGAGCTGGTACGTCGACGCGCGCAGCGGTCGGCTCACGCTGCTGTGGCCGGACACGGCGAGCGAGTTCCGGCGGCGCAACGGCACGTTCCACCCCGCGCCCTTCTCGTAG
- the cofC gene encoding 2-phospho-L-lactate guanylyltransferase — translation MTHVSGWRVVVPVKGGDEAKTRLALPRRQRQELALAMALDCLTVCRDTPGVGLVVCVSDDPDVLRAARAAGVSTVSPGRPGLTVAVAAGLASLERGPTAVLLGDLPALRSQDLQQALARALTVPGPALVADAAGSGSVLLTDPDGDVPHHFGPDSARRHVEAGAVALGDPLPSLRRDVDTVEDLRTALALGVGPHTRAALAHDVPALPTTDRPADCAAPRC, via the coding sequence GTGACGCACGTGAGCGGCTGGCGGGTCGTCGTCCCCGTCAAGGGCGGCGACGAGGCGAAGACGCGGCTGGCGCTGCCGCGCCGGCAACGTCAGGAGCTGGCGCTGGCGATGGCGCTGGACTGCCTGACGGTGTGCCGCGACACCCCCGGGGTGGGCCTGGTCGTCTGCGTCAGCGACGACCCCGACGTGCTGCGGGCCGCCCGTGCCGCGGGGGTGAGCACCGTCAGTCCCGGACGGCCGGGGCTGACCGTGGCCGTGGCCGCCGGGCTGGCCAGCCTCGAACGCGGCCCGACGGCCGTGCTGCTCGGAGACCTGCCCGCCCTGCGGTCCCAGGACCTGCAGCAGGCGCTCGCCCGGGCGCTGACGGTCCCCGGTCCCGCGCTGGTCGCCGACGCGGCGGGGTCGGGCAGCGTCCTGCTCACCGACCCCGACGGCGACGTCCCGCACCACTTCGGGCCGGACTCGGCCCGCCGCCACGTCGAAGCCGGGGCGGTCGCGCTGGGCGACCCGCTGCCGTCGCTGCGCCGGGACGTCGACACCGTCGAGGACCTGCGCACGGCCCTGGCCCTCGGCGTCGGCCCGCACACGCGCGCGGCCCTGGCGCACGACGTGCCGGCCCTCCCCACGACCGACCGTCCGGCGGACTGCGCCGCACCCCGCTGCTGA
- a CDS encoding WXG100 family type VII secretion target, producing the protein MSRFEVDSARVEQASTAVAASATNLAAEVDGMMRHLLDLESCWKGQAASGFQALSAQWRVTQDRVRTSLEDIQRALAQAGRQYADVESANARMFAS; encoded by the coding sequence ATGTCCCGGTTCGAGGTCGACAGCGCCCGCGTGGAGCAGGCGAGCACCGCGGTGGCCGCGTCCGCGACCAACCTGGCCGCCGAGGTCGACGGCATGATGCGGCACCTGCTCGACCTGGAGTCGTGCTGGAAGGGTCAGGCGGCCAGCGGGTTCCAGGCCCTGTCGGCGCAGTGGCGCGTCACCCAGGACCGCGTGCGCACCTCGCTGGAGGACATCCAGCGGGCCCTGGCGCAGGCCGGTCGTCAGTACGCGGACGTGGAATCGGCCAACGCCCGGATGTTCGCCTCCTGA
- a CDS encoding suppressor of fused domain protein, producing the protein MSAEVPPPTDAEVRMARFVGEQLVPDGRPQIDEFLNRDETLSLDVLTALDAPAPGFTSVSTLSMHRSPNLVSGTDVRVELVTVLEHVEERLATGLLVASAFAALGEPWPLSPSTVFPGIVADLLGGRTEHLLFTAPGNFPRLSRYRLEPGVDVHWLQAVPVHESERRFLLEHGLDALEERFETAEVPFYDITRDAVV; encoded by the coding sequence GTGAGCGCCGAGGTCCCGCCGCCCACCGACGCCGAGGTGCGGATGGCGCGGTTCGTGGGCGAGCAGCTCGTCCCCGACGGCCGCCCGCAGATCGACGAGTTCCTCAACCGCGACGAGACGCTGTCCCTCGACGTGCTGACGGCGCTCGACGCGCCCGCGCCGGGGTTCACCTCCGTGTCCACGCTGTCGATGCACCGCTCGCCGAACCTCGTCTCGGGCACCGACGTGCGCGTCGAACTCGTCACCGTGCTGGAGCACGTGGAGGAACGGCTGGCGACGGGGCTGCTCGTGGCCTCGGCGTTCGCCGCGCTGGGTGAACCGTGGCCGCTGTCACCGTCGACGGTGTTCCCGGGGATCGTCGCCGACCTGCTCGGCGGCCGCACCGAGCACCTGCTGTTCACCGCTCCCGGGAACTTCCCGCGGCTGTCGCGGTACCGGCTCGAACCCGGGGTCGACGTGCACTGGCTGCAGGCCGTGCCCGTCCACGAGAGCGAACGCCGGTTCCTGCTGGAGCACGGGCTGGATGCGCTGGAGGAACGGTTCGAGACCGCCGAGGTGCCGTTCTACGACATCACGCGCGACGCCGTCGTCTGA